From the Octadecabacter antarcticus 307 genome, one window contains:
- a CDS encoding site-specific DNA-methyltransferase, translating into MKKLTISYRPLSEVAVNPRNARTHDKRQLKQIKDSIEAFGFANPLLVDEAGVLIAGHGRLSAAKSLGLETVPIIVLEHLAETQKRALMLADNKIALNASWDMDLLANELVDLSSMDLEFDMELTGFEVADIDIIIGDAQVRGAEEVETAPVPNEDMPVVTRRGDLWLLGKHRIFCGDARSADDFVALVGDGKAAMVFTDPPYNVPIVGHVSGKGKACHREFHEASGEMTRSGFAAFLDEVLANTAHSCRDGAISFVCMDWRHMGELLEAGQRAFDAYLNLCVWAKTNGGMGSLYRSQHELVFVFRKGKAQHRNNVQLGRFGRNRTNVWTYAGVNTFREGRMEELSAHPTAKPVAMVKDAILDVTKRGEVVLDPFLGGGATLIAAEQSGRHCQKKTC; encoded by the coding sequence ATGAAAAAACTGACTATTTCTTATCGTCCATTATCTGAGGTGGCGGTTAATCCGCGCAACGCTCGGACGCATGACAAGCGCCAGCTCAAGCAGATCAAAGATAGCATCGAGGCATTCGGATTTGCAAATCCGTTGCTGGTCGACGAGGCTGGTGTGCTGATCGCCGGTCACGGACGGTTGTCGGCAGCCAAATCTTTGGGGCTTGAAACGGTTCCAATCATTGTGCTCGAGCATCTAGCGGAAACCCAGAAACGTGCACTCATGTTGGCTGACAATAAGATCGCACTTAATGCCAGCTGGGACATGGACCTGCTTGCAAATGAATTGGTGGATTTGTCGTCGATGGATCTAGAGTTTGACATGGAGCTGACCGGGTTTGAGGTCGCCGATATCGACATCATTATCGGGGATGCACAGGTTCGCGGGGCAGAAGAAGTTGAGACTGCACCTGTTCCTAACGAAGACATGCCGGTTGTGACTCGACGTGGCGACCTGTGGCTCCTTGGAAAGCACCGGATCTTCTGCGGTGATGCGCGCAGTGCGGACGACTTCGTGGCGCTCGTCGGTGATGGCAAGGCGGCAATGGTTTTTACCGACCCACCCTACAATGTCCCAATCGTTGGGCATGTGTCCGGCAAGGGCAAGGCCTGCCACCGCGAATTCCATGAGGCAAGTGGAGAAATGACCCGGTCTGGTTTTGCCGCCTTTCTGGATGAGGTTCTTGCTAACACCGCCCATTCTTGCCGCGATGGTGCCATTTCGTTTGTCTGTATGGACTGGCGCCACATGGGCGAGTTGCTCGAGGCGGGGCAGCGGGCATTCGATGCATATCTCAACTTATGCGTTTGGGCGAAAACCAATGGTGGGATGGGATCGCTTTATAGGTCGCAGCATGAGCTTGTTTTTGTCTTCCGTAAGGGCAAAGCGCAGCACCGCAACAATGTGCAGCTTGGCCGCTTTGGACGCAACCGCACGAATGTCTGGACTTACGCGGGTGTTAACACCTTTCGAGAAGGTCGGATGGAAGAACTTTCAGCCCACCCAACGGCAAAGCCAGTCGCCATGGTCAAAGACGCTATTCTTGATGTGACCAAACGCGGCGAGGTTGTGCTTGATCCTTTCCTGGGCGGTGGGGCGACGTTGATCGCAGCTGAACAGTCCGGGCGGCACTGTCAGAAGAAAACTTGTTGA
- a CDS encoding IS6 family transposase, with product MTKRSPFRYFKTSPEIIRLAVMMYVRFPLSLRNVENLLHERGIDISYETVRFWWNRFGPLFAAEIRKKRVSQMRAYSNWQGHLDEGFVKINGETHYLWRAVDHEGEVLESFVTKRRDRKAAFKFLRKTMKRYGSADVFVTDKLRSYGAAMKVIGNMDKQETGRWLNNRAENSHQPFRRRERAMLRFRRIRSLQKFVSVHASVHNHFNQERHLYNRSNFKLNRAAALTEWRGLGVA from the coding sequence ATGACAAAACGCAGCCCTTTTCGCTACTTCAAGACGAGCCCCGAGATCATCCGTCTGGCCGTGATGATGTATGTCCGTTTCCCGTTATCGCTTCGGAACGTGGAGAATCTGTTGCACGAACGCGGCATCGACATCAGCTATGAGACGGTTCGATTTTGGTGGAACAGATTTGGCCCGCTGTTTGCCGCTGAGATCCGCAAGAAAAGGGTCAGTCAGATGCGCGCATATTCAAATTGGCAGGGGCACTTGGATGAGGGGTTCGTGAAGATCAACGGCGAAACGCACTACCTTTGGCGGGCTGTGGATCACGAAGGGGAAGTCCTGGAAAGCTTTGTCACTAAGCGCCGTGATCGCAAAGCAGCCTTCAAATTCCTCAGGAAAACCATGAAACGCTATGGTAGCGCAGATGTCTTCGTTACCGACAAGCTACGTTCCTACGGCGCGGCGATGAAGGTGATCGGCAATATGGACAAACAGGAGACTGGCCGCTGGCTCAACAATCGAGCCGAGAATTCACACCAGCCATTTAGACGAAGAGAGCGAGCCATGCTTCGATTTAGGCGGATACGAAGTTTGCAGAAATTCGTATCCGTCCACGCTTCTGTTCACAACCATTTCAACCAAGAGCGCCATCTCTACAACAGATCAAATTTCAAGCTGAACCGCGCCGCTGCTCTTACCGAGTGGCGTGGTCTTGGCGTAGCCTAA